Within the Candidatus Paceibacter sp. genome, the region TTTGGCAAGGAATAGACAATCTCACCTTCCTCTGTTACAAATATTGTCCCCCCAAAGGTATTGGCATAAAATCTTACTTGATTGTTATTGATTTGTCCTTCATTGGCTATGAAGGGTAGCTGAAGCTTTTCTGTCTTTTGAATGAAATCTGCTTGTGATGGTTTATTTACATTTTTTGCTCTGCAAAAAGGGTTGTTCTAAAACATACTAGCGTCAAAAGAAGTGTTAAACACCAAAAGGGACAAAACGTATAGAAGCCGATTCCAGAAAATATTTTTTTCATAATATTAAAGCCTCCTTTTCTACCTCAATAAGTTTTCTATCTCCTCATCGGTAAACCCAAATTGCCGAAAAATACGAAGAACATAAGGTGGTGAAAGCTCTCCCGCTCCCATATCAATAGGTACAACCCTTTTCTTGCCTTCACAATGACGGATATACAACTGGTGATCCCCTTTACCTGTTCTGTAAAAAGCGCAACCTCCATGTTTTAGAATTCGTATTAACTCCTTCGGTTTAAGAGACGGAATATTTTTAGGCATGTACAGCCCTTAACTCGTATGGCTCCGAGGTAGGCTCTTTACCCTCGATTGTCAAAAACTCATGAAGTTCTTTTACTGACAACGGTGCCGTATAGACATCGCTTTCAGTTTTGTAAACAGCTTCGAAAGAATCGATAGCCTCTTTGAGTTTCTCAATTGCATCTTCTTTCGTAGTTCCTTGCCCAACTAATCCGTTTTCTAAACACAAAGCCACCCAACAGCCCTTACTTTCACGCAATACCACTGTATAAAAGT harbors:
- a CDS encoding type II toxin-antitoxin system HicA family toxin → MPKNIPSLKPKELIRILKHGGCAFYRTGKGDHQLYIRHCEGKKRVVPIDMGAGELSPPYVLRIFRQFGFTDEEIENLLR
- a CDS encoding type II toxin-antitoxin system HicB family antitoxin, yielding MDFYTVVLRESKGCWVALCLENGLVGQGTTKEDAIEKLKEAIDSFEAVYKTESDVYTAPLSVKELHEFLTIEGKEPTSEPYELRAVHA